From the Lolium rigidum isolate FL_2022 chromosome 2, APGP_CSIRO_Lrig_0.1, whole genome shotgun sequence genome, one window contains:
- the LOC124689116 gene encoding G-type lectin S-receptor-like serine/threonine-protein kinase At5g35370 — protein MGTPSPMPPLLLLSLILGARHAADASTVSTEVITPDFSASYLLFIDTYGVFLRSRSGAFEAAVYNPAGQHDRYYLAVLHAPSKTCVWAANRAAPITDNATPVRLTSAGLAAENANGTAVWSTPTFSSPVAALRLDDYGNLALLDADNATLWQSFDRPTDSLVSSQSLPAGGSLASAASASDMDEGPYRLNVTAADAVLSWSGSLYWRLSNDAISVKDRDGTVAHMTVNGTGIYLLAADGAVIIRVAMPPAELRIVQLGVDGKLRISSFASANASASPMDGGIVTPSRGCDLPLSCGALGLCTPNGNATTCTCPRLFATSHDNGCAPSDGSSSLPAGSCGSAGGAGGSLAISYLPLGSGIAYYGNKFSPPVVAGSNASSCQKLCTGNCSCLGYFYDDSSRSCYLAQHQLGSFISTNATSAAGMSGYIKVQSSQSPSSSPGDSSSSNKTLIAILLPTVIAFVLIVVVGAIVIVSWRKKERRAGRRPSGPNRDVQLRRQPRSPGSASAHLVRDLDSEDDADDFVIPGLPTRFTHQEIEDMTNSYRTKIGAGGFGAVYKGELPDGSLVAVKRIEGVGTQGKREFCTEIAVIGNIHHVNLVRLRGFCTEGQRRLLVYEYMNRGSLDRPLFRPTGPLLEWKERVDIAVGAARGLAYLHFGCNQRIIHCDVKPENILLADGGQVKIADFGLAKFLTPEQSGLFTTMRGTRGYLAPEWLTNTAITDRTDVYGFGMVLLELVHGRKNRSEHVSDGTGGGDDSIMNTSSGGGGGTEGGSSRSSRNDYFPLVALEGHEAGRYAELADARLEGRVVAKEVERMVKVALCCLHEDPQTRPSMAVVAGMLEGTMELREPRAQALGFLRLYGRGFAGPSDGNIIKQVIVSGAVAADRIRSEATMTTMSGWPSYMSSTQLSEPR, from the coding sequence ATGGGGACCCCGTCGCCGATGCCTCCACTCCTCCTGCTTTCGCTCATCCTCGGCGCCCGACACGCCGCCGACGCCAGCACGGTCAGCACGGAGGTCATCACGCCGGACTTCTCGGCGTCTTACCTCCTGTTCATCGATACCTACGGCGTGTTCCTCCGGTCAAGGAGCGGCGCCTTCGAGGCCGCCGTGTACAACCCGGCCGGGCAGCACGACCGGTACTACCTCGCCGTTCTCCACGCGCCGTCCAAGACCTGCGTCTGGGCCGCCAACCGCGCCGCGCCCATCACCGACAACGCCACGCCGGTGCGCCTCACTTCCGCCGGGCTCGCCGCCGAGAACGCCAACGGCACGGCCGTCTGGTCCACTCCGACGTTCTCGTCCCCCGTGGCCGCGCTCCGCCTGGACGACTACGGCAACCTCGCGCTCCTCGACGCCGACAACGCCACGCTCTGGCAGTCCTTCGACCGCCCCACGGACTCGCTCGTGTCCTCGCAGAGCCTCCCCGCCGGCGGGTCCCTGGCGTCGGCGGCCTCAGCATCGGACATGGATGAGGGCCCCTACCGCCTCAACGtcaccgccgccgacgccgtgctgtcgtggtcggggtccctgTACTGGCGCCTCTCCAACGACGCCATCTCCGTCAAGGACCGCGACGGCACGGTCGCGCACATGACCGTGAACGGCACAGGGATCTACCTCCTCGCGGCGGACGGCGCCGTCATCATTCGGGTCGCCATGCCACCGGCCGAGCTTCGAATCGTCCAGCTGGGCGTGGACGGGAAGCTGCGGATCTCGAGCTTCGCGTCCGCGAACGCGTCGGCGTCGCCGATGGATGGCGGGATCGTGACGCCGAGCAGGGGGTGCGACCTGCCGCTCTCGTGCGGCGCGCTCGGCCTCTGCACGCCCAACGGCAACGCCACCACCTGCACGTGCCCGCGGCTCTTCGCGACGTCGCACGACAACGGCTGCGCGCCGTCTgacggctcctcgtcgctgcccgccggctcCTGCGGCAGCGCTGGCGGTGCTGGTGGCAGCTTGGCGATCTCGTATCTCCCCCTTGGCAGTGGCATTGCTTACTACGGCAACAAGTTCTCGCCGCCGGTAGTGGCCGGCTCCAACGCGTCGTCGTGCCAGAAACTCTGCACCGGCAACTGCTCCTGCCTCGGCTACTTCTACGACGACTCCTCGCGATCTTGCTACCTCGCGCAGCACCAGCTTGGCTCTTTCATAAGCACCAACGCCACCAGTGCCGCCGGCATGTCCGGGTACATCAAGGTCCAGAGCTCGCAGTCACCAAGTTCGTCGCCGGGCGACAGTTCGTCTTCCAACAAAACACTCATCGCCATCCTGCTGCCTACCGTCATCGCGTTCgtgctcatcgtcgtcgtcggcgcCATCGTCATCGTGTCGTGGCGCAAGAAGGAGCGGCGCGCGGGGAGGCGCCCCTCGGGGCCCAACAGGGACGTGCAGCTCAGGCGGCAGCCTCGCTCGCCGGGGTCTGCCTCGGCGCACCTCGTGCGCGAcctggacagcgaggacgacgccgacgattTCGTCATCCCCGGCCTCCCGACCAGGTTCACGCATCAGGAGATTGAGGACATGACCAACAGCTACCGTACCAAGATCGGCGCTGGCGGGTTCGGCGCCGTGTACAAGGGCGAGCTCCCGGACGGGTCGCTGGTGGCCGTGAAGAGGATCGAGGGCGTCGGGACGCAGGGGAAGCGCGAGTTCTGCACGGAGATCGCCGTGATCGGCAACATCCACCACGTCAATCTTGTCCGCCTCAGGGGATTCTGCACCGAGGGCCAGCGCCGTCTCCTCGTGTACGAGTACATGAACCGCGGCTCGCTCGACAGGCCCCTGTTCCGGCCAACGGGGCCTCTGCTCGAGTGGAAGGAGCGGGTGGACATTGCCGTCGGCGCCGCGAGGGGCCTCGCCTACCTCCACTTCGGCTGCAACCAGAGGATCATCCACTGCGACGTGAAGCCGGAGAACATCCTCCTCGCCGACGGCGGGCAGGTGAAGATCGCTGACTTCGGGCTCGCCAAGTTCCTCACGCCTGAGCAGTCGGGCCTCTTCACGACGATGCGGGGCACACGTGGGTACCTGGCGCCGGAGTGGCTCACCAACACGGCCATCACCGACCGCACAGACGTATACGGTTTCGGCATGGTGCTCCTGGAGCTGGTGCATGGCCGCAAGAACCGTAGCGAGCACGTGAGCgacggcaccggcggcggcgatgacTCCATTATGAATacctcgagcggcggcggcggcggcacggaggGAGGCTCGTCGCGGAGCTCGAGGAACGACTACTTCCCGCTGGTGGCGCTGGAGGGGCACGAGGCGGGGCGGTACGCGGAGCTGGCCGACGCGCGGCTGGAGGGCCGGGTggtggccaaggaggtggagaggATGGTGAAGGTGGCGCTTTGTTGCCTGCACGAGGACCCTCAGACGCGGCCGAGCATGGCGGTGGTGGCCGGCATGCTCGAGGGCACCATGGAGCTGCGAGAGCCGCGCGCGCAGGCGCTCGGGTTCCTCCGGCTGTACGGCCGCGGGTTCGCCGGGCCGTCCGACGGGAATATCATCAAGCAGGTAATAGTGAGTGGCGCCGTGGCTGCTGATCGCATTCGGTCGgaggcgacgatgacgacgatgagcggGTGGCCGTCGTACATGTCGTCGACGCAGCTGTCCGAGCCGAGATAG